A section of the Kribbella voronezhensis genome encodes:
- a CDS encoding beta-galactosidase — MQERVLFGAAYYHEYQPHERLEQDLDLMAAARFSVIRVGESVWSTWEPENGGFDLDWLQPVLDGAHARGIAVLLGTPTYAVPPWLVRLYPEIAGERKTGQRIGWGARQEVDYTHPGFLFHAERVIRKIVARYADHPAVIGFQVDNEPGNELLHNHGVFQRFVDSLRHKYGDVQTLNDEWGLVYWSHRLSDWADLWTPDGNVQPQYDVAWRQFQADLTTDFIGWQADIVREYARPDQFVTTCISYERPGIADDELVRRLDVTAGNPYYAMQDGLQQPPPVDVQQNWTTTGTWALYLSADRMYSSQQRPYLVTETNAQSIGFPWDNRPAYDGQWRQAAWALVSRGAKMIEYWHWHTLHFGAETYWGGVLPHNGIPGRTYKEIARLGAEFEAAGSLVVDLTPDSDVTMLYSVPSKWLMQKYPALSHQDGSPDERSYHGLFDPFYRGAFEAGLQVRVLHTSQFTGTELVAENPVLVVPGLYLADNTLLDQLVAYAEAGGHLVVGPRTGYADQEARARTDAQPGRLAAAAGVTYDEFSNLSHDVRVHGDALRLGGDAAATRWADGLQVEGAEVLASYDHPHFGRWPAITTRAHGQGRITYVGTVPNGPLAVALFRWIAPTPQTDLPSSVSITSATAADGRRLKFVHNWSWDTVGIDLQEPLYDVLADASVEGKLTLGPWDVRVLATQA, encoded by the coding sequence GTGCAAGAACGTGTACTCTTCGGCGCTGCGTACTACCACGAATACCAGCCGCACGAGCGGCTCGAGCAGGATCTCGACCTGATGGCCGCGGCTCGCTTCTCGGTGATCCGGGTCGGCGAGTCGGTCTGGTCGACCTGGGAGCCAGAGAACGGCGGGTTCGACCTCGACTGGCTGCAGCCCGTCCTCGACGGCGCGCACGCCCGCGGCATCGCCGTCCTGCTGGGCACCCCGACGTACGCCGTACCGCCCTGGCTGGTCAGGCTCTACCCCGAGATCGCGGGCGAACGGAAGACCGGTCAACGGATCGGCTGGGGTGCCCGCCAGGAGGTCGACTACACCCACCCGGGATTCCTCTTCCACGCGGAGCGGGTGATCCGGAAGATCGTCGCCCGCTATGCCGACCACCCGGCGGTGATCGGTTTCCAGGTCGACAACGAGCCGGGGAACGAGCTTCTGCACAACCACGGGGTGTTCCAGCGGTTCGTGGACAGCCTGCGGCACAAGTACGGCGATGTGCAGACGCTCAACGACGAGTGGGGGCTCGTCTACTGGTCCCACCGCCTGTCCGACTGGGCCGACCTGTGGACACCGGACGGCAACGTGCAACCGCAGTACGACGTTGCCTGGCGGCAGTTCCAGGCCGACCTGACCACCGACTTCATCGGCTGGCAGGCCGACATCGTCCGCGAGTACGCCCGCCCCGACCAGTTCGTCACCACCTGCATCTCCTACGAGCGCCCGGGGATCGCCGACGACGAGTTGGTTCGCCGGCTCGACGTGACGGCCGGCAATCCGTACTACGCGATGCAGGATGGGCTCCAGCAGCCACCACCAGTTGACGTCCAACAGAACTGGACCACGACCGGCACGTGGGCGCTCTACCTCAGCGCGGACCGGATGTACTCGTCACAGCAGCGCCCGTACCTCGTCACCGAGACGAACGCGCAGTCCATCGGCTTCCCGTGGGACAACCGGCCGGCGTACGACGGCCAATGGCGGCAAGCGGCGTGGGCCCTCGTCTCGCGCGGCGCGAAGATGATCGAGTACTGGCACTGGCACACCTTGCACTTCGGTGCGGAGACGTACTGGGGTGGAGTACTCCCCCACAACGGCATTCCCGGCCGTACGTACAAGGAGATCGCCCGACTGGGTGCGGAGTTCGAGGCGGCCGGCTCGCTGGTGGTCGACCTGACACCCGACAGCGACGTGACGATGCTGTATTCCGTGCCGAGCAAGTGGCTGATGCAGAAGTACCCGGCGCTCTCCCACCAGGACGGCAGCCCGGACGAACGCTCGTACCACGGTCTCTTCGATCCCTTCTACCGTGGGGCTTTCGAGGCGGGCTTGCAGGTGCGTGTCCTGCACACCAGTCAGTTCACCGGCACCGAACTGGTCGCAGAGAACCCCGTGCTCGTCGTACCGGGACTGTATCTGGCCGACAACACCCTGCTGGACCAACTGGTCGCGTACGCCGAAGCCGGCGGTCACCTCGTCGTCGGACCACGCACCGGCTACGCCGATCAAGAAGCACGAGCTCGAACCGACGCGCAACCTGGTCGACTCGCAGCGGCAGCGGGGGTGACATACGACGAGTTCAGCAATCTCAGTCACGATGTTCGGGTCCACGGAGACGCCCTACGACTCGGAGGCGACGCCGCAGCTACCCGCTGGGCGGACGGTCTCCAGGTCGAGGGCGCAGAGGTGCTGGCGAGTTATGACCATCCGCACTTCGGGCGCTGGCCTGCGATCACCACCCGCGCTCATGGTCAGGGCCGGATCACCTACGTGGGCACGGTTCCCAACGGACCGCTCGCGGTCGCGTTGTTCCGCTGGATCGCGCCGACTCCGCAGACCGACCTGCCGTCCAGCGTCAGCATCACGTCAGCGACCGCGGCCGACGGGCGGCGTCTCAAGTTCGTGCACAACTGGTCCTGGGACACGGTCGGCATCGACCTGCAGGAGCCTCTGTACGACGTACTGGCAGACGCCTCGGTGGAAGGCAAACTCACGCTCGGTCCGTGGGACGTGCGGGTCCTGGCCACGCAAGCATGA
- a CDS encoding response regulator transcription factor, with product MGSEAGRRILVVEDEPVINQAVTDRLRGSGYDVVQAWDGPGAVTVFSDTAPDLVLLDVMLPGFDGHEVCRRIQARRPVPVLMLTARDDEADILVGLGVGADDYLTKPFRMRELVARVGALLRRVDRAMELATQSSSDLGDLRIDAAARRVWVADAEVHLTPTEFDLLLCLAASPGVVLTRENLYAEVWGWPGASGTRTVDSHVKALRAKIGADRVRTVHGVGYALETVPPGE from the coding sequence ATGGGAAGCGAAGCGGGCCGGCGGATCCTCGTCGTCGAGGACGAACCGGTCATCAACCAGGCCGTCACCGACCGCCTGCGCGGCTCCGGCTACGACGTGGTGCAGGCCTGGGACGGCCCCGGCGCGGTCACCGTGTTCTCCGACACCGCGCCGGATCTGGTGCTGCTGGACGTGATGCTTCCCGGGTTCGACGGGCACGAGGTGTGCCGGCGGATCCAGGCCCGGCGGCCGGTCCCCGTGCTGATGCTGACTGCCCGCGACGACGAGGCGGACATCCTGGTGGGACTGGGCGTCGGAGCCGACGACTACCTGACCAAACCGTTTCGGATGCGGGAGTTGGTCGCGCGGGTCGGTGCCCTGTTGCGACGGGTCGACCGTGCCATGGAGCTTGCCACCCAGTCGAGCAGTGATCTGGGTGACTTGCGGATCGACGCTGCCGCCCGCCGGGTGTGGGTGGCCGACGCCGAGGTGCACCTGACCCCGACCGAGTTCGACCTGCTGCTCTGCCTCGCGGCCAGCCCTGGCGTCGTCCTCACCAGAGAGAACCTGTACGCCGAGGTCTGGGGCTGGCCGGGTGCCTCCGGGACACGGACGGTCGACAGCCACGTGAAGGCGCTGCGGGCCAAGATCGGCGCGGACCGCGTGCGCACGGTCCACGGCGTCGGGTACGCGCTCGAAACGGTGCCGCCCGGTGAGTAA
- a CDS encoding carbohydrate ABC transporter permease, with protein MTERRSKLLMIGMIALFVYFLLPLFWLFVASTKTTGDLFSSFGLWFSKDFSLLSNIRQTVTYDGGVYARWMLNTVFYSVVSAGGAAFLCALGGYGFAKYRFRGNGAMFALVLGSIMVPTTALAIPTYLLFSKVGLVNSPWAIILPSLVSPFGLYLMRIYAQDAIPDGIIEAARIDGASEFRIFFQVALRMLSPGLVTVLLFTLVATWNNYFLPLIMLNNPKLYPVTVGLAAWSSQSAGGGGSTGALLSSVVTGSLLSVIPLITAFLLLQRYWQSGLSTGGVKG; from the coding sequence ATGACTGAACGTCGCAGCAAGCTCCTGATGATCGGCATGATCGCGCTGTTCGTGTACTTCCTGCTGCCGTTGTTCTGGCTGTTCGTGGCGTCCACGAAGACCACCGGGGATCTGTTCTCCAGCTTCGGCCTCTGGTTCAGCAAGGACTTCTCACTGCTGTCGAACATCCGCCAGACCGTCACGTACGACGGTGGCGTCTACGCCCGGTGGATGCTCAACACAGTCTTCTACTCGGTCGTGAGTGCCGGCGGCGCGGCGTTCCTGTGCGCTCTCGGCGGTTACGGCTTCGCGAAGTACCGGTTCCGCGGCAACGGGGCGATGTTCGCGCTGGTGCTCGGCTCGATCATGGTGCCGACCACCGCGCTGGCGATCCCGACGTACCTGCTGTTCAGCAAGGTGGGGCTGGTGAACAGCCCATGGGCGATCATCCTGCCGTCGCTCGTCAGCCCGTTCGGCCTGTACCTGATGCGCATCTACGCTCAGGACGCGATCCCGGACGGCATCATCGAGGCCGCCCGGATCGACGGCGCGAGCGAGTTCCGGATCTTCTTCCAGGTCGCGCTGCGGATGCTCTCCCCCGGACTCGTCACTGTCTTGCTGTTCACGCTGGTGGCCACCTGGAACAACTACTTCCTGCCGCTGATCATGCTCAACAATCCCAAGCTCTACCCGGTGACGGTCGGCCTGGCGGCCTGGTCGTCGCAGTCCGCCGGCGGTGGCGGCTCGACCGGCGCGCTGCTGTCCTCGGTCGTCACCGGATCGCTCTTGTCCGTCATCCCGCTGATCACCGCGTTCCTGCTGCTGCAGCGGTACTGGCAGTCCGGGCTGTCCACCGGCGGGGTCAAGGGCTGA
- a CDS encoding carbohydrate ABC transporter permease translates to MSRLASSRTRRGVDPAASGYLFVAPFMLVFAALLVLPLAYAAYLSLFQDRLIGGTVFAGLDNYVTALHDERLLQGVLRVAKFFAFQVPIMLAISLLAALAVDSGLLRFAKAFRLGIFLPYAVPSVVATLMWGYLYGPDFGPVAQLADKFGLAAPKFLSDGWMLGSMANIVTWEFTGYNMIILYAALRAVPHELYEAAAVDGAGAWRTAWSIKIPAIRPALLLCLIFSVIGSFQLFAEPNLLQRLAPSVIDSGYTPNLYAYTLAFTGQQVNYAAAVSFLLGAVIVVASYTVLFVTNRRSKR, encoded by the coding sequence ATGAGTCGGCTCGCCTCCAGCCGTACGCGGCGGGGTGTCGACCCCGCCGCAAGCGGCTACCTGTTCGTCGCGCCGTTCATGCTGGTGTTCGCCGCCTTGCTGGTGCTGCCGCTGGCGTATGCGGCGTACCTGAGCCTGTTCCAGGACCGGCTCATCGGCGGCACCGTCTTCGCCGGCCTGGACAACTACGTCACCGCGCTCCACGACGAGCGGTTGTTGCAGGGCGTGCTGCGAGTCGCGAAGTTCTTCGCCTTCCAGGTGCCGATCATGCTGGCGATTTCGTTGCTCGCGGCACTGGCTGTCGACAGCGGCCTGCTGCGGTTCGCGAAGGCGTTCCGGCTCGGGATCTTCCTGCCGTACGCCGTACCGAGTGTGGTCGCCACCCTGATGTGGGGCTACCTGTACGGGCCGGACTTCGGCCCGGTCGCGCAACTGGCGGACAAGTTCGGTCTCGCGGCGCCGAAGTTCCTCTCCGACGGCTGGATGCTCGGCTCGATGGCGAACATCGTCACCTGGGAGTTCACCGGCTACAACATGATCATCCTGTACGCCGCCCTGCGCGCCGTACCGCACGAGCTCTACGAGGCGGCGGCCGTCGACGGCGCGGGCGCGTGGCGGACCGCGTGGAGCATCAAGATCCCCGCGATCCGGCCGGCTCTCCTGCTGTGCTTGATCTTCTCCGTCATCGGCAGCTTCCAGCTGTTCGCAGAACCGAACCTTCTGCAACGGTTGGCCCCGAGTGTCATCGACAGCGGTTACACCCCCAACCTGTACGCCTACACGCTCGCCTTCACCGGTCAGCAGGTGAACTATGCCGCCGCGGTCTCGTTCCTGCTCGGCGCGGTCATCGTGGTCGCCTCGTACACGGTCCTGTTCGTGACCAATCGAAGGAGCAAGCGATGA
- a CDS encoding ABC transporter substrate-binding protein: MRFPRTMISAGAAIVSLALVLAGCGSSGGDDNDSSGDTGTGTLKLWHYESANGAMGKAWDKAIEVFKTEHPGVTVQFERKAFEQIQQNASMILASDQAPDLMEYNKGNATAGLLSSKGLLTDLSDEVAKRGWDKVLSPSLQTTARYDDKGVMGSGNWFGVPNYGEYVMVYYNKALFKQYGVAVPKTLDEMTAAMDTFVAKKVTPLGMAGAEYPAGQLYYQLALSKADRSFVDNYQLYKGSVDFKADPLKYGADTFRDWVQKGYISKQSASLKAEDMGTAFIAGKTPMIVSGSWWYGRFATEIKKFDWGTFLFPGNKLNAGSSGNLWVVPEQSKNKKLAYDFIDITMRPEIQTIMANNGGVPVKADLAKVTDPKNKELIANFDAITKADGLAFYPDWPVPGYYDVLVAGGQSLINGSKNPDQVLADLGKAYDQGVKEIKNG, encoded by the coding sequence ATGCGGTTTCCCCGCACCATGATCTCAGCGGGAGCGGCGATCGTCTCGCTGGCCCTCGTCCTGGCCGGCTGCGGCAGCAGCGGTGGCGACGACAACGACAGCAGCGGCGACACCGGGACCGGCACGCTGAAGCTGTGGCACTACGAAAGCGCGAACGGCGCGATGGGCAAGGCCTGGGACAAGGCGATCGAGGTGTTCAAGACCGAGCACCCGGGAGTCACGGTCCAGTTCGAGCGCAAGGCGTTCGAGCAGATCCAGCAGAACGCGTCGATGATCCTCGCCTCCGACCAGGCACCGGACCTGATGGAGTACAACAAGGGCAACGCCACCGCCGGCCTGCTCAGCTCCAAGGGGCTGCTCACCGATCTGAGCGACGAGGTCGCCAAGCGCGGCTGGGACAAGGTGCTCAGCCCGAGCCTGCAGACCACCGCCCGGTACGACGACAAGGGCGTGATGGGCTCCGGCAACTGGTTCGGCGTCCCGAACTACGGCGAGTACGTGATGGTCTACTACAACAAGGCCCTCTTCAAGCAGTACGGCGTCGCCGTACCGAAGACGCTCGACGAGATGACCGCCGCGATGGACACCTTCGTCGCGAAGAAGGTCACGCCGCTCGGGATGGCGGGCGCGGAGTACCCGGCCGGTCAGCTGTACTACCAACTCGCGCTGTCCAAGGCCGACCGCTCGTTCGTCGACAACTACCAGCTCTACAAGGGCAGCGTCGACTTCAAGGCCGACCCGCTCAAGTACGGCGCGGACACCTTCCGCGACTGGGTCCAGAAGGGCTACATCTCCAAGCAGTCGGCCAGCCTGAAGGCCGAGGACATGGGCACCGCCTTCATCGCCGGCAAGACGCCGATGATCGTCAGCGGCTCGTGGTGGTACGGCCGGTTCGCGACCGAGATCAAGAAGTTCGACTGGGGCACGTTCCTGTTCCCCGGCAACAAGCTGAACGCGGGCTCGTCCGGCAACCTGTGGGTCGTCCCCGAGCAGTCGAAGAACAAGAAGCTCGCCTACGACTTCATCGACATCACCATGCGGCCCGAGATCCAGACCATCATGGCCAACAACGGCGGCGTACCGGTCAAGGCCGACCTGGCCAAGGTGACGGATCCCAAGAACAAGGAACTGATCGCCAACTTCGACGCGATCACCAAGGCCGACGGCCTCGCCTTCTACCCCGACTGGCCGGTCCCGGGGTACTACGACGTACTGGTGGCCGGCGGTCAGTCGCTGATCAACGGCTCCAAGAACCCTGACCAGGTACTCGCCGACCTCGGCAAGGCCTACGACCAGGGCGTCAAAGAAATCAAGAACGGATGA
- a CDS encoding DUF4153 domain-containing protein: MSKPLDLVRSIKVKLGLLVAVSVTLASVGAAVGAVGSVPVWLSIPVTVALALGVTQLLAAGMTSPLREMTAAARVMARGNYSGRVTATSSDEVGELARAFNRMAEDLAAVDRQRRELVANVSHELRTPLAALCAVLENLVDGVAEPDPATLRTALDQAERLAALASDLLDLARVDAGKAELSAQQVPVAELLERAVAEAEVIGREVRYDVCVTPPELTAQADPARLHQLVANLLDNASRHSPAGETVRITAARTATGWRLEVADEGPGIPVADRDRVFERFGTLGEAEGGGGTGLGLAIARWVTDLHGGTIHFVEPEPRSTGARVRVDLPNQAVHQKAEEQVMTKPVDSPVPKATSTPTPPPPAARVPESGMDLLFGAFWPDARVPGKLRAVLYSLAVGLLAGIILPFRDLGLGTFVVLAAAGGVILRFSVNRRSRFTQACAALCFLLASTAVFRDAGWIVILCFFAGGAVCVAALVNGRTLPAFVLAGIAWPLAGLRGLPWLGRSLQAVTGLRASAAALRTVVWSVLGVLVFGLLFASADAIFAKWVGALVPDLKFDSFVLRAFITVAVGGVVLAATYLALNPPNVEPAVGSARPVARRYEWLAPVLLVDAVFLVFLAAQATASFGGHAYLERITGLTYAEYVHQGFGQLTVATALTLLVVWAAARKAPRTTAADVAWLRGSLGLLCVLTLVVVASALYRMHVYQQAYGFTQLRLLVDVFEGWLGLLVVGVLVAGLTLRANWLPRAALLSGAGLLLLLAAINPDAWIAQHNVDRYAQTGKVDWPFLQELSDDAVPVLATLPPDVAGCALQGYRVSDDDWLEWNLGRHRAQSTLRAAHNAPAAVCPAVR; the protein is encoded by the coding sequence GTGAGTAAGCCGCTGGACCTGGTCCGCTCGATCAAGGTGAAGTTGGGACTCCTGGTCGCGGTCAGCGTCACCCTTGCCTCGGTCGGCGCCGCGGTCGGTGCCGTCGGCAGCGTCCCGGTCTGGCTGAGCATCCCGGTCACCGTGGCCTTGGCTCTCGGCGTGACGCAACTGCTGGCGGCGGGCATGACGTCGCCGCTGCGGGAGATGACCGCCGCCGCCCGGGTGATGGCCCGGGGCAACTACTCCGGCCGGGTCACCGCCACGTCGAGCGACGAGGTGGGCGAACTGGCCCGGGCCTTCAACCGGATGGCCGAGGACCTGGCCGCGGTCGATCGCCAGCGCCGCGAACTCGTGGCGAACGTGAGCCACGAACTCCGTACTCCGCTGGCCGCCCTCTGTGCCGTCCTCGAGAACCTCGTCGACGGAGTCGCCGAACCGGATCCCGCCACCCTCCGGACAGCGCTCGACCAGGCCGAGCGACTCGCTGCCCTCGCCTCCGACCTGCTCGACCTGGCCAGGGTCGACGCGGGCAAGGCAGAACTGTCCGCCCAGCAGGTGCCCGTCGCCGAGTTGCTGGAGCGCGCCGTCGCCGAGGCCGAGGTCATCGGCCGCGAGGTCCGGTACGACGTGTGCGTCACACCGCCGGAACTCACAGCACAGGCCGACCCGGCGCGGCTCCACCAGTTGGTCGCCAACCTGCTCGACAACGCGTCCCGGCACAGCCCGGCCGGTGAGACCGTCCGGATCACCGCCGCGAGGACGGCGACCGGCTGGCGGCTCGAGGTGGCCGACGAGGGGCCGGGCATCCCGGTCGCCGACCGGGACCGGGTCTTCGAGCGGTTCGGGACGCTCGGCGAGGCCGAGGGTGGCGGCGGTACCGGGCTCGGTCTCGCGATCGCCCGCTGGGTGACCGACCTGCACGGCGGCACCATCCACTTCGTCGAGCCCGAGCCGCGCAGTACCGGAGCGCGGGTGCGCGTCGACCTCCCGAACCAAGCCGTCCACCAGAAAGCTGAGGAGCAAGTCATGACCAAGCCGGTCGACAGTCCCGTCCCCAAGGCGACCAGCACACCCACCCCTCCACCCCCGGCCGCCCGGGTGCCGGAGTCGGGAATGGACCTGTTGTTCGGCGCCTTCTGGCCGGACGCCCGCGTGCCGGGCAAGCTGCGCGCGGTGCTCTACAGCCTCGCGGTCGGTCTGCTGGCGGGCATCATCCTGCCGTTCCGCGACCTCGGGCTCGGCACCTTCGTCGTACTCGCGGCCGCCGGTGGCGTGATCCTGCGCTTCAGCGTCAACCGCCGGTCCCGGTTCACCCAGGCGTGTGCCGCGCTGTGTTTCCTGCTGGCGTCGACCGCCGTCTTCCGGGACGCGGGCTGGATCGTGATCCTGTGTTTCTTCGCCGGTGGTGCGGTCTGTGTGGCCGCACTGGTGAACGGACGGACGCTGCCGGCCTTCGTGCTGGCGGGTATCGCCTGGCCGCTCGCCGGTCTCCGCGGGCTTCCGTGGCTGGGCCGATCGCTGCAGGCGGTGACGGGGCTGCGGGCGAGTGCGGCCGCGTTGCGGACCGTTGTGTGGTCGGTGCTCGGTGTTCTCGTCTTCGGGCTGCTGTTCGCCTCCGCGGATGCGATCTTCGCCAAGTGGGTCGGTGCACTCGTCCCGGACCTGAAGTTCGATTCGTTCGTACTGCGTGCGTTCATCACCGTTGCGGTCGGGGGAGTGGTGCTGGCGGCAACCTACCTGGCCCTCAACCCGCCGAACGTCGAGCCGGCCGTCGGGAGCGCCCGGCCGGTCGCCCGCCGGTACGAGTGGCTGGCGCCCGTCCTGCTGGTCGACGCGGTCTTCCTCGTGTTCCTGGCCGCGCAGGCCACTGCGAGCTTCGGTGGGCACGCCTACCTCGAGCGGATCACCGGGCTGACGTACGCGGAGTACGTCCATCAGGGCTTCGGCCAACTCACGGTCGCTACTGCGCTCACACTCCTGGTGGTGTGGGCGGCTGCCCGGAAGGCACCTCGTACTACGGCCGCGGACGTGGCCTGGTTGCGCGGATCACTCGGACTGCTGTGCGTCCTGACCCTGGTAGTGGTTGCTTCAGCGCTCTATCGGATGCACGTCTACCAGCAGGCGTACGGCTTCACCCAGCTCCGCTTGCTGGTCGACGTCTTCGAAGGCTGGCTGGGACTGCTGGTGGTCGGTGTGCTGGTGGCGGGTCTGACGTTGCGGGCGAACTGGCTTCCCCGCGCGGCTTTGCTGAGTGGCGCCGGGCTGCTCCTTCTGCTGGCCGCCATCAACCCGGATGCCTGGATCGCGCAGCACAACGTGGACCGCTACGCCCAGACCGGCAAGGTGGATTGGCCTTTCCTGCAAGAGCTTTCGGATGACGCCGTGCCGGTCCTGGCGACCCTGCCGCCGGACGTCGCCGGCTGTGCCCTGCAAGGCTACAGAGTCAGCGACGACGACTGGCTGGAGTGGAACCTCGGCCGCCATCGCGCCCAGTCCACGCTGCGAGCCGCCCACAACGCCCCGGCCGCGGTCTGCCCAGCCGTCCGCTGA
- a CDS encoding LacI family DNA-binding transcriptional regulator: protein MTDVARRAGVSVSTVSYVLTGTRPISEATRERVLAAMAELDYQPNAMARGLASRRSNIVGLLLPLTGRGLGATETAFVTGATEAARQAGYHLMLCSVGTDDSDELQTLATQRLLDGFLVMEVQLTDRRVDLLRRLQAPFVLIGRTEDAAGLACVDIDFEQTVDDAVAHLVGLGHRTLAYVNHSEASLASGYGPARRTAAAFEAAVRRHGVEGLMVPSDDTATSGRQAIRRAREQSPELTGVLVMNENAALGILTELRESGLDVPGDISVVSMVTSEVVADLASPALTAMTSPGAALGAAATRVLLKRLGEHDTSTYQELLPCVLEVRGTSAEARKH, encoded by the coding sequence ATGACCGATGTCGCCCGGCGTGCCGGGGTGTCCGTGAGCACGGTTTCGTACGTGCTGACCGGGACCCGGCCCATCTCCGAGGCGACCCGCGAGCGGGTGCTGGCGGCGATGGCCGAGCTCGACTACCAGCCCAATGCGATGGCCCGGGGGCTCGCCAGCCGGCGCAGCAACATCGTCGGACTGCTGCTGCCGTTGACCGGTCGTGGACTCGGTGCGACCGAGACCGCGTTCGTCACCGGCGCCACCGAGGCAGCCAGACAGGCCGGCTATCACCTGATGCTGTGCTCGGTCGGCACCGACGACTCCGACGAGCTGCAGACCCTCGCGACCCAGCGGCTGCTCGACGGCTTCCTGGTGATGGAGGTCCAGCTGACCGACCGCCGGGTCGACCTGCTCCGCAGACTCCAGGCGCCGTTCGTGCTGATCGGCCGGACCGAGGACGCGGCCGGCCTGGCCTGCGTCGACATCGACTTCGAGCAGACGGTCGACGACGCCGTCGCGCATCTGGTCGGGCTCGGTCACCGGACGCTTGCCTACGTCAACCATTCGGAAGCCAGTCTGGCCAGCGGGTACGGCCCGGCGAGACGCACAGCGGCGGCGTTCGAGGCGGCCGTGCGCAGGCACGGTGTCGAAGGCCTGATGGTGCCGAGCGACGACACCGCCACCAGCGGACGGCAGGCGATCCGGAGGGCACGCGAGCAGTCCCCCGAGCTGACCGGCGTGCTGGTGATGAACGAGAACGCGGCGCTCGGCATCCTGACCGAACTACGCGAGAGCGGACTCGACGTACCGGGTGACATCTCGGTGGTGTCGATGGTGACCTCCGAGGTGGTCGCCGATCTGGCCAGTCCGGCGCTCACCGCGATGACCTCGCCGGGCGCGGCACTGGGGGCCGCGGCGACGCGGGTGCTGCTGAAAAGACTGGGCGAGCACGACACATCGACGTACCAGGAGCTGTTGCCCTGCGTCCTGGAGGTCCGCGGTACCAGCGCCGAGGCGCGCAAGCACTGA